A region of the Acinetobacter defluvii genome:
TCTAATAATTGCAGCGGTTCTAAGTCTGTGCACAATTGTACAACCGCATTATGATAGGGAGGTTGATCTTGTGGTCCCATCGGTGGGCTTTGATACAACTTAGACACTTTGACTTGTCCAAGACCACCAAGCTTTTGCACCGCTTCTCTTAAAATCTGCTGTGAATCACCCAAGTTACTTCCCAAGCCAATGTAGGTCATAGTACTCATTGGGTTGGTCCAAAAATTACGTTAGACAAATCACGTTGTACACGTTTTCGTTTTAAGATTGGATGGTCAGGATGAATACTATCCGTTTGATGAGAAACGACATTTGTCAGTGATTTTTTCTCTTCAACTGGCGCTTTTCTTGAACGACGACTGCGTGTTTCAGCTTCCTTTACCAAAGGTTCAATTTGTGCTGAAACTTTGCTTTCAACAGGTTCTTCTGTTGTTACTTTGCGACGATTTTTAGCACGTTGGCGATTATAACTACTGATTGCACGTTCTTTCTCATCGGTAGACATAGTTTGATATGCCTCCCACCAAGCGCCCATGCCTTGTGTCGATGGATCACCAGACTTTTCACGTAATAATAAGAAGTCAAAACCTGCCCTGAAACGAGCATGCCCTGAAAGTGCTTCAATTTGTTGTGGTTTCGGGTTAAGCAAACGAGTTTGCATTTCCCAGACTTCCCGAATAAATGTTTCAGCAAAACGTGGGATGATTGTGCGGGTCGCTTGGCGTTTTAACACATCCAAACCTGCTTGCGCACGAGCTTCCGCAGCCACGACACCTTTAGCTTGATAAAAATCACAACGGCGTAAAAAATTTTCCCACAATAGTACTGCATAGAAAAAAGCAGGATTAATGGTTTTACCTATCTGAATACGTTGATCTGTATTTTTTGCAGCACGCGCCATAAATGGCGTAATTTCAGTTTTTAAATCTGCAAAGAGTTGTTGCCAAATATCAAAATCAATCAACA
Encoded here:
- the pcnB gene encoding polynucleotide adenylyltransferase PcnB, translating into MQTLRASKCGLSTAQLPSSILDVIDSLTKAGYEAYIVGGGVRDLMLGQSPKDYDAVTNATPSQVKEVFGRRCRIIGRRFELAHVYSGRELIEVATFRAPPKKAITSAAGMILRDNNWGTIEQDFSRRDFSINALYYQPRKGIVLDFCNAVDDIKSKTLRLLGDPALRFEEDPVRMLRTLRFAAKLNFNIDPAILEVFTLEMTQLLRDVSPHRLYDESQKLFTMGHLSQVMPMLIDFDIWQQLFADLKTEITPFMARAAKNTDQRIQIGKTINPAFFYAVLLWENFLRRCDFYQAKGVVAAEARAQAGLDVLKRQATRTIIPRFAETFIREVWEMQTRLLNPKPQQIEALSGHARFRAGFDFLLLREKSGDPSTQGMGAWWEAYQTMSTDEKERAISSYNRQRAKNRRKVTTEEPVESKVSAQIEPLVKEAETRSRRSRKAPVEEKKSLTNVVSHQTDSIHPDHPILKRKRVQRDLSNVIFGPTQ